In a single window of the Leptospira sanjuanensis genome:
- a CDS encoding ribonuclease D has translation MQINSDYIVVDTIRSLQLVLINLSQADSISIDTESSGYYTYFSKVCLIQISAKGKNYIIDPLKLQNLDGLGSLFEDKKILKIFHSAIDDIKALKKDFGFTFVNIADTGFSSRLLDHDQYSLTYLVDYYHKIKLSKKEQKSNWEKRPLEKSQLQYAALDTVYLETIWEKMKEELTKRSLFEEALSEFEKIASEEPGSEGNSISMDKFPDILEYSADERRFIYDTLVFRDDKSRKLNKAPFRVFNNEKVVQLVKSRRDMSKLTEILGKKDAETLFQIYANPSGPPIQKSELFKKPGENLTNEEGERFKRLRIWRETIMSIRRMSHQMMPSNKMIAELAQRNPKTLDELREMNLFSEWKVVHYGPSILAALENVPYESNIKGLIPINKKFE, from the coding sequence ATGCAAATAAATTCCGACTACATAGTCGTAGATACAATTCGAAGCCTACAACTCGTTCTCATTAATTTGAGCCAGGCGGACTCTATCTCCATCGATACGGAGTCCTCCGGTTATTATACGTATTTTTCCAAGGTCTGTCTGATTCAAATTTCGGCTAAGGGAAAAAATTACATCATCGATCCGTTGAAGCTACAAAACTTAGATGGTCTCGGAAGTTTATTCGAAGATAAAAAAATTCTAAAAATCTTCCATTCCGCCATCGATGATATCAAAGCCCTGAAAAAGGATTTCGGTTTTACGTTCGTAAATATCGCCGATACTGGATTCAGTTCGCGTCTTTTGGATCACGATCAATATTCTCTTACATACCTCGTCGATTATTATCATAAAATTAAGCTTTCCAAGAAGGAGCAGAAGTCTAACTGGGAAAAGCGGCCGTTGGAAAAAAGCCAACTTCAATACGCAGCTTTGGATACGGTTTATTTAGAAACGATTTGGGAAAAGATGAAGGAAGAGCTCACAAAGAGAAGCCTCTTTGAGGAAGCTCTTTCCGAGTTCGAAAAAATCGCATCCGAAGAACCCGGTTCCGAAGGAAATTCCATTTCAATGGACAAGTTCCCGGATATTTTGGAATACAGCGCGGACGAAAGAAGATTCATCTACGATACGCTCGTGTTTCGGGACGATAAATCGAGAAAGTTGAATAAGGCGCCGTTTCGAGTCTTCAACAACGAAAAAGTGGTCCAGCTCGTAAAGTCGAGAAGGGACATGTCCAAGTTAACCGAAATTCTCGGGAAGAAGGATGCGGAAACACTGTTTCAAATTTATGCGAATCCGAGCGGACCTCCGATTCAAAAATCGGAATTGTTTAAAAAACCTGGCGAGAATCTGACGAACGAAGAGGGAGAACGTTTTAAACGTTTGAGAATCTGGAGAGAAACGATCATGTCGATTCGGAGAATGAGTCATCAGATGATGCCTTCGAATAAGATGATCGCGGAACTCGCGCAGAGAAATCCGAAGACGCTCGACGAACTCAGGGAGATGAATCTTTTCTCGGAATGGAAAGTGGTTCACTACGGACCTTCGATCCTGGCCGCCTTGGAAAACGTTCCATACGAATCGAATATCAAAGGATTGATTCCGATTAACAAAAAATTCGAATAG
- the purF gene encoding amidophosphoribosyltransferase, with protein MSRIPDKSRVRRQAQDDKPKDECAIFGIFNSSEASNFTYLGLYSMQHRGQESSGIVSSDGEHLYRYAGMGLVANIFTETKLKELQGNSAIGHNRYSTTGASFLRNAQPLRVESHLGAVSLAHNGNLVNSWELRSQLEKEGSIFQTTIDSEVIVHLMARSGESDFLSALSSALKKVRGAYSLVILTKSQLIAVRDPNGFRPLVMGRREDGSIVFASETCAFDITDTKYERDVEPGEMIVVDKNGVNSYYPFPKATPSLCIFEYIYFARPDSNIFGESVYKVRKNLGRFLARELPVEADVVIPVPDSASIAALGYAEESGISYQSGLIRSHYIGRTFIEPDQKIRDFGAKIKYNVVRNVVEGKRVIVVDDSIMRGTTSRKIIKMIRNAGAKEIHLRVSAPPTISPCYYGIDIPTHNELIAATHTIEEIRKYLRVDSIAYLSVESMNRAVLDHKGGGFCNACFTAQYPVEFQSEVGNQKSLFKEYQVEERAVY; from the coding sequence ATGAGTCGAATTCCCGATAAATCCAGAGTAAGAAGACAAGCCCAGGATGACAAACCAAAAGATGAATGCGCGATTTTTGGTATTTTTAATTCATCGGAAGCGTCGAATTTCACGTATTTAGGTCTTTACTCGATGCAGCATCGGGGCCAGGAATCCAGCGGGATCGTCTCCTCGGACGGGGAACACCTCTATCGCTACGCCGGAATGGGGCTGGTCGCCAATATTTTCACCGAAACCAAACTCAAGGAACTTCAGGGCAATTCGGCCATCGGTCACAATCGTTATTCCACGACCGGCGCCAGCTTTTTAAGAAACGCACAACCTCTTCGGGTCGAATCCCATCTCGGGGCCGTTTCCTTGGCCCACAATGGAAATTTGGTCAATTCTTGGGAGCTCAGAAGCCAGCTCGAAAAAGAAGGAAGCATTTTCCAAACCACGATCGACTCGGAAGTGATCGTTCACCTTATGGCCCGTTCGGGAGAATCCGATTTTCTCTCCGCGCTTTCGTCCGCTCTCAAAAAAGTAAGAGGGGCGTATTCGCTTGTCATTCTTACCAAATCCCAGTTGATTGCAGTGCGCGATCCGAATGGATTCCGTCCCTTGGTGATGGGGCGTAGGGAAGACGGATCAATCGTATTTGCGTCCGAAACCTGTGCCTTCGACATCACCGATACGAAATACGAAAGGGATGTGGAACCGGGTGAGATGATCGTCGTCGATAAGAACGGAGTGAATTCCTATTATCCGTTTCCGAAAGCGACCCCAAGTCTTTGTATCTTCGAATATATCTATTTTGCAAGACCTGATTCCAACATCTTCGGCGAATCGGTTTACAAGGTTCGTAAGAATTTAGGAAGATTCTTAGCCAGAGAATTGCCTGTGGAAGCGGACGTTGTAATTCCAGTTCCCGATTCTGCGAGCATCGCAGCTTTAGGTTATGCGGAAGAATCCGGAATTTCCTATCAATCCGGATTGATTCGATCTCATTATATCGGAAGAACGTTCATCGAACCGGATCAAAAGATCCGAGATTTCGGAGCCAAGATCAAATACAACGTGGTTCGAAACGTCGTCGAAGGAAAACGAGTGATCGTGGTCGACGATTCCATCATGAGAGGGACTACGAGTCGAAAGATCATCAAGATGATCCGAAACGCGGGCGCCAAAGAAATCCATCTCCGAGTTTCCGCACCTCCGACCATATCCCCTTGCTATTACGGAATCGATATTCCGACCCACAACGAACTGATCGCCGCAACGCACACTATTGAAGAAATCCGCAAATACCTAAGAGTCGATAGCATCGCCTATCTTTCCGTCGAGTCCATGAACCGCGCGGTTTTGGATCACAAGGGCGGAGGATTCTGCAACGCTTGTTTTACGGCTCAATATCCGGTGGAGTTCCAAAGCGAAGTCGGAAATCAAAAGAGTTTATTCAAAGAATATCAAGTGGAAGAAAGGGCCGTTTATTAA
- a CDS encoding aminotransferase-like domain-containing protein, whose protein sequence is MSILTSTDQNSKYETIAESLKTMLESGVLRAGDKLPSLRKISQEKKVSISTVLLAYELLENEGYIESKPKSGYVVLARKGTSKLPTMPKKPKLVSSFGIDERISSLIDSLQNPDILPLGTGIPEKEYLPIPSLHKNLKKAILMADSHNYQNSQGYVGLRKQLSLRSSLQGVSAHESEIIVTNGCQDALNLCIKVLTKPGDLIAVESPVYFGILQSIQRQGRKLLEIPVDPLSGMSLSHFEEALNRYPIQCVILNPNFQNPTGSLVSNENKKAFVDLCSSKNIPIIEDDIYGDLYFNSSRPLSLKSFDKKENVYKISSYSKIISPDLRIGWILPGKKGHELQKEIKLSRLALSSIPQIALSEYLKTSYERNLKMLRRNLSSNLAKIRESVLKHFPESTSISNPQGGLVFWIELPDKIDSLLLQNEAWKHNISVAPGPIFSGTGNFRNFLRLSGGIKLTPKVEEKIKTLGKLASQLKNSLS, encoded by the coding sequence ATGAGCATTTTAACCAGTACAGATCAAAATTCAAAATACGAAACGATCGCGGAAAGCCTCAAAACCATGCTTGAATCGGGGGTTTTGCGAGCGGGGGACAAACTTCCTTCTTTGCGGAAAATTTCGCAGGAAAAAAAAGTGAGCATTTCGACGGTCCTGCTCGCATACGAACTTTTGGAAAACGAAGGTTATATCGAATCCAAGCCGAAATCGGGTTATGTGGTTCTCGCAAGAAAGGGAACTTCGAAACTTCCCACCATGCCCAAAAAGCCGAAGCTCGTTTCCTCTTTCGGAATCGACGAAAGAATTTCCTCGCTCATTGATTCATTACAAAATCCTGATATTCTTCCTTTGGGAACGGGAATTCCGGAAAAGGAATATCTTCCGATTCCTTCTTTGCATAAGAATCTAAAAAAGGCGATCTTGATGGCGGACAGCCACAACTATCAAAATTCTCAAGGATACGTTGGACTCAGAAAACAGTTGTCTCTTCGTTCTTCTTTACAAGGAGTTTCTGCGCACGAATCCGAAATCATCGTAACGAACGGATGTCAGGATGCGCTCAACCTCTGTATCAAGGTTCTTACAAAACCGGGCGATCTGATCGCGGTCGAATCTCCCGTTTATTTCGGAATTTTGCAAAGCATTCAAAGGCAGGGAAGAAAACTTTTGGAAATCCCGGTCGATCCGCTCTCCGGTATGAGCCTTTCGCATTTCGAGGAGGCGCTAAATCGTTATCCCATCCAATGCGTAATCCTCAATCCGAATTTTCAAAACCCTACGGGAAGTCTTGTTTCCAACGAGAATAAAAAGGCGTTCGTCGATTTATGTTCGAGCAAAAATATTCCGATCATCGAGGACGATATTTATGGAGATTTGTATTTTAATTCTTCGCGTCCTCTTTCCTTAAAGTCCTTCGATAAAAAAGAAAACGTATATAAGATTTCTTCGTATTCAAAGATCATATCGCCCGATCTCCGAATCGGATGGATCTTACCGGGAAAGAAGGGGCACGAACTTCAAAAAGAAATCAAACTTTCGAGACTCGCTCTCTCGAGCATTCCCCAAATCGCCTTAAGCGAATATTTGAAAACCTCATACGAAAGAAACTTAAAGATGCTGCGTAGGAATCTTTCTTCCAATCTTGCTAAAATCCGAGAATCGGTTTTAAAACATTTTCCGGAATCTACTTCGATTTCCAACCCACAAGGCGGTCTCGTATTTTGGATCGAACTGCCGGATAAGATCGATAGCCTTCTTCTACAGAACGAAGCTTGGAAACACAACATATCGGTCGCACCCGGTCCGATCTTTTCGGGCACAGGGAACTTCAGAAACTTTTTGCGTTTGAGCGGAGGAATCAAACTTACCCCGAAGGTGGAAGAGAAAATCAAGACGTTAGGAAAACTGGCTTCTCAACTGAAGAATTCTTTGTCTTGA
- a CDS encoding PhzF family phenazine biosynthesis protein — MKLRILQIDAFAQKVFQGNPAAVCPLQEWISDERMQKIAMENNLSETVFFVREGESYRIRWFTPLREVDLCGHATLATAFYLFDEGGFTGDRIRFQSLSGELNVFKKENVLYLDFPSRKPALVEAPEIVLNSFSIRPKEVWKARDYMLVYENETQLREVQCDIQGLRNMDALGVILTCPGSGEFDFLSRFFSASIGLAEDPVTGSSHCTLIPFWSERLGKKSLQAYQASSRGGKLFCENLGERVRIGGTCVSYLEGWIEI, encoded by the coding sequence ATGAAACTTAGAATTCTTCAGATCGACGCCTTTGCACAAAAAGTCTTTCAGGGAAATCCCGCCGCGGTTTGTCCTTTGCAGGAATGGATTTCGGACGAACGGATGCAAAAGATCGCGATGGAGAATAATCTGAGCGAAACCGTATTCTTCGTTCGAGAAGGAGAATCGTATCGTATTCGTTGGTTTACACCGCTTCGAGAAGTCGATCTTTGCGGACACGCTACGCTCGCGACCGCGTTTTATCTATTTGACGAAGGCGGGTTTACGGGCGATCGGATTCGTTTTCAATCCCTATCGGGAGAATTAAACGTATTCAAAAAAGAGAATGTTCTTTATCTCGATTTCCCTTCCCGAAAACCGGCGCTTGTTGAGGCGCCGGAAATAGTGCTGAATTCGTTTTCGATTCGACCTAAGGAAGTTTGGAAAGCGCGGGATTATATGCTCGTCTATGAAAACGAAACCCAGCTTAGAGAAGTTCAATGCGACATTCAGGGATTAAGAAATATGGACGCGTTAGGCGTCATTCTAACCTGTCCTGGTTCGGGTGAATTCGACTTTTTATCCCGATTTTTTTCCGCGAGCATCGGCTTAGCAGAAGATCCGGTTACCGGTTCTTCCCATTGCACGCTCATTCCGTTTTGGTCCGAACGTCTCGGCAAAAAGAGTCTCCAAGCGTATCAGGCTTCGAGCAGAGGAGGAAAACTTTTTTGCGAGAATTTGGGCGAACGCGTTCGAATCGGAGGAACCTGCGTATCGTATTTGGAAGGTTGGATCGAGATATGA
- a CDS encoding aminotransferase-like domain-containing protein has product MNREQFYFSDRILKSSRSFIREILKATSHPGMISFAGGHPDPSLFPVEELRLSTESAFRKYGSDLLQYGISEGFTPLREKIFEIYYKNINYPLSSENILITTGSQQALDLIGKVLINPGDPIFIERPGYLGAIQAFSLYEPSLVGIPLEEDGMDLEFLKRSFATTVPKFLYSNPTFQNPTGKTTPLEKRKRLAEILKSQNSILVEDNPYGEIRFDSENLPSIQSLYPEGTISLGTFSKILTPGFRVGWICAPKQIIDKILIAKQASDLHSNLLSQIVLDEYLNLYDLDLQIVKTRSSYRIKKECMEASLRRSMSGFAEWVSPQGGMFFWLKLKGFISSMELFESAIANNVAFVPGIPFYTNDPETDTMRINFSHSSLEAIETGIVRISESIRKISKIQV; this is encoded by the coding sequence ATGAATCGGGAGCAGTTTTATTTTTCGGATCGGATTCTAAAATCGAGCCGGTCGTTTATCCGCGAGATCTTGAAAGCGACTTCTCATCCGGGAATGATTTCGTTTGCGGGGGGACATCCCGATCCTTCTTTGTTTCCCGTGGAAGAACTTCGCTTATCTACGGAAAGCGCGTTTCGAAAATACGGTTCGGATCTTCTTCAATACGGAATTTCCGAAGGATTCACTCCGCTCCGAGAGAAAATTTTCGAAATATATTACAAAAACATAAACTATCCTTTGAGTTCGGAAAACATTCTGATAACGACCGGTTCCCAGCAGGCTTTGGATTTGATCGGAAAGGTTCTGATCAATCCGGGAGATCCGATCTTTATCGAACGTCCGGGTTATTTGGGAGCGATCCAGGCATTTTCTTTGTACGAACCTTCCTTGGTCGGAATCCCGCTGGAAGAAGACGGAATGGATCTCGAATTTTTGAAGCGATCGTTTGCAACTACCGTTCCTAAGTTTTTGTATTCAAATCCGACGTTTCAAAATCCGACCGGAAAAACCACTCCTCTTGAAAAAAGAAAACGTCTTGCGGAGATTCTAAAATCGCAAAATTCCATTTTGGTCGAGGATAATCCTTACGGAGAAATCCGTTTCGATTCGGAGAATCTTCCCAGCATTCAATCCTTGTATCCGGAAGGAACGATCAGTCTCGGCACTTTTTCCAAAATCTTGACGCCCGGTTTTCGAGTAGGTTGGATCTGCGCTCCGAAACAAATAATTGATAAGATTTTAATCGCGAAACAGGCGAGCGATCTTCATTCGAATCTTCTTTCACAAATCGTTTTGGACGAATATTTGAATCTTTACGATTTGGATTTACAAATCGTAAAAACGCGTTCTTCTTATCGTATCAAGAAAGAATGTATGGAAGCATCTCTGCGTAGATCGATGAGCGGTTTTGCGGAATGGGTTTCGCCTCAAGGCGGAATGTTTTTCTGGCTGAAACTGAAAGGTTTTATTTCGTCGATGGAGTTGTTCGAATCCGCAATCGCAAACAATGTGGCTTTCGTTCCCGGAATCCCGTTTTATACGAATGATCCCGAAACGGATACGATGAGAATCAATTTTTCGCATTCTTCCTTGGAGGCGATCGAAACCGGAATTGTAAGAATTTCCGAATCGATCCGAAAGATTTCAAAAATCCAAGTTTAG
- a CDS encoding DinB family protein: MLTPEYCGLMAEYNRWMNEKVYNVCLKLSDSQRKEDRHAFFKSIHSTLNHILWVDMSWMARFHNEPLPKGPAGSDLFTSFEELTRTRKDYDTQIIEWTKTIQSDWLNSPYKFFSLMYQRELEKPTWVLVAHLFNHQTHHRGQITTLLTQMGFDVGVTDLAWMGSV, from the coding sequence ATGTTGACTCCGGAATACTGCGGACTGATGGCCGAGTACAATCGATGGATGAACGAAAAAGTATATAACGTTTGTCTAAAGTTATCCGATTCACAGAGAAAGGAGGATCGACACGCGTTCTTTAAATCGATCCATTCGACTCTCAATCATATCCTTTGGGTGGACATGTCTTGGATGGCTCGATTTCACAACGAACCTCTTCCGAAAGGTCCCGCGGGTTCGGACCTTTTTACGAGTTTTGAGGAATTGACTCGAACCCGTAAGGATTACGATACGCAGATCATCGAATGGACAAAGACGATTCAATCGGATTGGCTGAATTCTCCGTATAAATTTTTCAGCCTTATGTATCAAAGGGAGCTGGAAAAACCGACTTGGGTTTTGGTCGCTCATCTTTTCAATCATCAAACGCATCATAGAGGACAGATCACGACCCTTTTGACGCAAATGGGTTTCGATGTGGGCGTTACGGATCTGGCTTGGATGGGGAGCGTATAA
- a CDS encoding acyltransferase family protein, which translates to MFRKIRLYLFSPFIKNENEIQSLNGIRAIAILLVIVYHVWLPFGVAGFPEILRSVFSNFNSGVDLFFVLSGFLIYSRILKYQTDPAAFSKRNFFLARSLRIFPAYYFCLFVLYLYFQGQHDRLSAIAIPNELQTAELNQLSAILRSCYADLFYISNYTKHRLSLVGWSLSIEEQFYLILPFFSAFFLFRFGIRVRVPILSILYFVPLLFRIAYVLNDADLTVLIYSHTRMDSLLIGMILAEWKTTTDVSLENRTSSNNDKTTILGGSMQIPFIRKRFSEPVLFLFAIGILAIGHIYPLEHGFRKTFGYNCFNAGYAVLIYLSLQKESLIARVFGLGFFRPIARLSYTMYLWNILIAGLAVSKILSRITQPGPNDFATAIGTAILYCFAVSWVLYLVVERPFLILKERILPKNETR; encoded by the coding sequence ATGTTCCGTAAAATCCGTCTTTATTTGTTTTCTCCGTTTATCAAAAACGAAAACGAGATACAGTCTTTAAACGGAATCCGCGCGATCGCAATTTTGCTGGTAATCGTGTATCACGTTTGGCTTCCATTCGGTGTGGCGGGTTTCCCCGAAATTTTGCGGAGCGTTTTTTCGAATTTCAATTCGGGTGTGGATTTATTTTTCGTTCTCAGCGGTTTTTTGATATATTCAAGAATTCTAAAATACCAAACCGATCCGGCGGCTTTTTCCAAACGAAACTTCTTTTTGGCGCGTTCCCTACGGATTTTCCCGGCCTATTATTTTTGTCTGTTCGTTCTATACTTGTATTTTCAAGGTCAACACGATCGTTTATCCGCTATCGCAATTCCGAATGAATTGCAGACCGCAGAATTGAATCAGCTCTCGGCGATTCTACGGAGCTGCTATGCGGACTTGTTCTATATTTCAAATTACACGAAACATCGTCTTTCTTTAGTCGGTTGGTCTTTGTCCATTGAAGAACAGTTTTATCTGATTCTTCCGTTCTTTTCCGCGTTCTTTTTATTTCGATTCGGGATTAGGGTAAGAGTTCCGATTCTATCGATTCTCTATTTCGTTCCCCTTCTGTTTCGAATCGCGTATGTTCTGAACGATGCCGATCTTACCGTATTGATCTATTCCCATACCCGGATGGACAGCCTTTTGATCGGGATGATTCTCGCTGAGTGGAAAACAACAACGGATGTATCTTTGGAAAATAGGACATCGTCAAACAACGATAAAACAACCATCCTCGGCGGCTCGATGCAAATTCCGTTTATAAGAAAACGGTTTTCGGAACCGGTTTTGTTCCTTTTCGCAATCGGTATATTAGCGATCGGTCATATTTATCCGCTGGAACACGGGTTTCGAAAAACATTCGGATATAATTGTTTCAATGCCGGCTACGCGGTTTTGATTTATCTTTCCTTACAAAAGGAGAGTCTGATCGCGCGCGTATTCGGACTCGGATTCTTTCGACCGATCGCGAGGCTCAGTTATACGATGTATCTCTGGAACATTTTGATCGCAGGTCTTGCGGTTTCCAAAATTCTTTCCAGAATTACACAACCCGGACCGAACGATTTTGCAACGGCGATTGGAACGGCGATTCTTTATTGTTTTGCCGTTTCCTGGGTTTTGTATCTCGTCGTAGAAAGACCGTTTTTAATTTTGAAGGAAAGAATTCTCCCCAAAAACGAAACTCGTTAA
- a CDS encoding LIC13259/LIC11441 family protein, which produces MRKILILSVGILVFLSVCKKPQPVITEPEKDALQQILVENETVHGFLMKEENKIPNTEKLVARILDLIALNGGLKDSAEKMANSLKNKDSKDVEKFFQAYSSFSENLAESLKLAGGTGVFNKFYCPMVNKTWVSHGTKIENPYAPEMRDCGDLVP; this is translated from the coding sequence ATGCGGAAAATTCTAATCTTATCCGTCGGTATCCTCGTTTTTTTATCCGTTTGTAAAAAACCGCAACCTGTTATTACCGAACCGGAAAAAGACGCACTACAACAAATCCTCGTAGAAAACGAAACCGTTCACGGTTTTCTAATGAAGGAAGAAAATAAAATTCCGAACACGGAAAAGTTAGTCGCTCGTATACTCGACTTAATCGCGTTAAACGGAGGTCTAAAAGATTCCGCGGAAAAGATGGCAAATTCTTTGAAGAACAAGGACTCGAAAGACGTCGAAAAATTCTTCCAAGCATATTCTTCCTTTTCCGAAAACCTCGCGGAGAGTCTAAAACTTGCCGGCGGAACCGGCGTTTTCAATAAGTTCTATTGTCCGATGGTGAACAAAACCTGGGTCAGTCACGGAACTAAAATCGAAAATCCGTACGCGCCCGAAATGAGAGACTGTGGGGACTTAGTTCCCTAA
- a CDS encoding (2Fe-2S) ferredoxin domain-containing protein, whose product MSNFYTKHVFVCENVRAEGERVSCGRSGSIQLLASLKKKMKDLSVEGKIRIQRAGCLDRCELGPVQVSYPEGRWFSLRTEEDIDIFLKYYIQSEELEKIQHLILKENQ is encoded by the coding sequence ATGTCGAACTTTTACACGAAACACGTTTTTGTATGCGAGAACGTAAGAGCGGAAGGGGAACGGGTTTCCTGCGGCCGCTCGGGTTCGATTCAGCTGTTAGCTTCTCTCAAAAAAAAGATGAAAGACCTGTCCGTGGAAGGCAAAATCAGAATTCAAAGGGCGGGATGTTTGGATCGATGCGAACTCGGTCCCGTTCAAGTGAGTTATCCCGAAGGAAGATGGTTCTCCTTAAGAACCGAAGAAGACATTGATATATTCTTAAAGTATTATATTCAATCCGAAGAACTCGAAAAGATCCAACATTTAATCTTAAAGGAAAACCAATGA
- a CDS encoding zinc-binding dehydrogenase, whose product MNLPKTYKALELKEYSENKSRAVIVEKTIRPLKKGEVLIRMHSASINPSDLMFLRGLYGIKKKLPVVPGFEGSGTVVASGGGWYGSYLKGKNVACTAPGRGDGVYAEYMITDAFSCLAIGNDLSLEQGACLYVNPITAIAMVEQAQRAGAKALVQTAAASALGKMVVGIAARKGMKVINVVRKPEQEAALKAVGAEHILNSETSNFERQLRVLSNELKATVCLDAVAGELTARVLGAMPYGSRVIVYGALSEKEIPLHAGLMIFQDKKLEGFWLSTWVPQQSPFKIWKLSRELRALAKKELKTDIAARFPLEKAAEAIDHYAVNMTKGKVLIQTPYAEGK is encoded by the coding sequence ATGAACCTCCCAAAAACATACAAGGCGTTAGAGTTAAAAGAATACAGCGAGAACAAGAGCAGAGCGGTGATCGTGGAAAAAACGATCCGCCCTTTGAAAAAAGGAGAAGTGCTGATTCGAATGCATTCCGCTTCGATCAATCCTTCCGACTTGATGTTTTTAAGAGGTCTTTACGGAATCAAAAAGAAACTTCCCGTCGTTCCCGGTTTCGAAGGAAGCGGAACGGTCGTCGCTTCGGGAGGAGGTTGGTACGGCTCGTATCTGAAAGGGAAGAATGTCGCATGCACCGCGCCGGGAAGAGGGGACGGCGTCTACGCGGAATATATGATCACGGACGCGTTCAGTTGTCTTGCGATCGGCAACGACCTTTCCTTGGAACAAGGAGCCTGTCTGTATGTGAATCCGATCACCGCGATCGCAATGGTGGAGCAGGCGCAAAGAGCGGGAGCGAAAGCGTTGGTTCAAACGGCGGCCGCGAGCGCGCTGGGAAAGATGGTCGTCGGAATCGCCGCTCGTAAAGGAATGAAAGTGATCAACGTCGTCCGCAAACCGGAACAGGAAGCTGCGTTGAAGGCTGTCGGAGCCGAACACATTCTCAATTCGGAAACTTCCAACTTCGAAAGACAACTCAGAGTTCTTTCCAACGAACTCAAGGCCACGGTTTGTCTGGATGCAGTTGCGGGAGAATTGACTGCCCGGGTTTTAGGAGCGATGCCTTACGGAAGCAGAGTAATCGTATACGGAGCTTTGTCCGAAAAAGAAATTCCGTTACATGCAGGATTGATGATATTTCAGGATAAGAAGTTGGAAGGTTTTTGGCTATCCACTTGGGTTCCGCAACAAAGTCCGTTTAAGATCTGGAAACTTTCGAGAGAACTTCGTGCGCTTGCAAAGAAGGAATTGAAGACCGATATCGCTGCCAGATTTCCGTTGGAAAAAGCGGCGGAGGCGATCGATCACTACGCGGTCAATATGACCAAGGGAAAAGTTTTGATCCAAACTCCGTATGCGGAAGGCAAGTGA
- a CDS encoding NDR1/HIN1-like protein produces the protein MRKASDPLKMLRFSGLRIGFVLLFGFTIWFHSCSALKDNYKALQKCRFQVLSMEILRAELISFPPVPKIIFLAKVEIENPNETDVTLHKFDLSFYVPDQTGKESELARVLSNEKFVIPALQKKTVDLQVETLFEKKMDRDLLQIALGILRAGLSGKELDISIRGSFEYETMFGPVQIPVNERIPLKTGKKGGLGI, from the coding sequence ATGCGGAAGGCAAGTGATCCTTTGAAGATGCTGCGCTTCTCCGGACTTCGGATCGGATTCGTACTTCTATTCGGGTTTACGATTTGGTTCCATTCCTGTTCTGCTTTAAAAGACAATTACAAAGCCCTGCAGAAATGCAGGTTCCAAGTTTTGTCGATGGAAATCCTAAGGGCCGAACTGATTTCGTTTCCACCCGTTCCGAAAATCATTTTTTTGGCGAAGGTTGAAATCGAAAATCCGAACGAAACGGATGTGACGCTTCACAAATTTGATCTTTCCTTTTACGTTCCCGATCAAACCGGAAAAGAATCCGAGCTGGCTCGGGTTCTTTCCAACGAAAAATTCGTGATTCCCGCGCTTCAGAAAAAGACGGTCGATCTTCAAGTCGAAACGTTGTTTGAAAAAAAGATGGATCGGGATCTTTTACAAATCGCCTTAGGAATTCTGCGGGCCGGTCTTTCCGGAAAGGAACTCGACATTTCGATCCGCGGTAGTTTCGAATACGAGACGATGTTCGGACCGGTTCAAATCCCCGTGAACGAAAGAATTCCCTTGAAGACGGGTAAGAAAGGCGGGTTGGGAATCTGA
- a CDS encoding LIC13255 family lipoprotein, with protein MTRFPSIQNRFLKNCRFGFFLFGFIFFIGCYQKNTDADFYTFEEANTKLIFAYESKDVTCNTNRRITAFVPGRSRKKDIDLCVNAVLAVSCQSWASTNTDSTPATCKAIEFRY; from the coding sequence ATGACCCGTTTCCCATCGATACAAAACCGGTTTTTAAAAAATTGCCGGTTCGGATTTTTTCTTTTCGGTTTCATTTTTTTCATCGGATGTTATCAAAAGAATACGGACGCGGATTTTTATACGTTCGAAGAAGCCAACACGAAACTCATCTTTGCATACGAATCCAAGGACGTGACCTGCAACACGAACCGTAGAATCACCGCCTTTGTGCCTGGGCGTTCTCGTAAAAAGGACATCGATCTTTGCGTAAACGCGGTTCTCGCTGTCAGCTGTCAATCCTGGGCTTCCACAAACACGGATTCAACGCCCGCGACTTGTAAGGCGATCGAGTTTCGTTATTGA